The following DNA comes from Candidatus Hydrogenedentota bacterium.
AAAGACCTCTTCAGGGACGGCTCCCGTGCCAAAGGCAATTTGCGCCGGCTCAAGGTTCCTACTTGCTTCGATGACGGCTTGCGCGATGCCGTCGGCGAGAAGGCGGTCATAACCGGGCTGTGGATCACTTTGAAAAACGCCGGTCACAGAAACGCCCGTATGGGTATGCGTTGCTGAAGCGACCACGCATTCGGGAGCAAGCCCGATTTCCGATTGGATTTTTGCTTTCGCGAGGTCGAAAACAGGTTGTTGGATGAGACAATTATCTGCCACGACAAAAGCCAGCTTGGTGGTTCCGTCATCGAGCATTAGGCAGCGTGCATATAAGGAATCGTGCACGCCTGTTGCCGTACGATCTTGGAAGTGGCCGGCCATGGATACAGGCAACTCAGGCGTAATATCCACACGGGCGATACCTGCGCGAAAACCCGTTGTTTCCGCTTCCGCCCCGGTCACCGACACCATCAACACCATGCAGACCGATAGAACGAGGCTGAAATACATCCCAAAAGAAACCCGACGTTTGGCATAGCTATCCTTGACTTTCACGGCAATCCTCCTTAAAGAAATTCTAGTTACAATCATTAGCCTATAGTTTACAATCTACTACAGGTCAAAGAAAAGAAAGTGTAGACTCTGTCTATTGTCATCCTATCGGTGGTACGTTATACTATTAATCATGCCCCGTTATTTTTCTGCGTTCTTTGTGCTCGTGACAGGATCCATGTTTTAGAATACGCCTCCTCGAAAGGAAAGACCTATGCCAACTTGGCTCAAAGCGTTTTTGAAGATTAGTGCCGCTTTTCTGCTTTTCATAGTGCTGTTGTTTTATGTTTATGTTGCCTTTCCGCTCTGGGGCATCTTCTTTTATCATCAACGACACGTCAATCCGCCGCTTACCCCGGCATGGGCATTGGAGCCTTGGATTTGGGAAGATGATGTCTTGACTGCTGACTATATGAGAGAAATGATCGACGGCTATTTGGAACATGATTACCCGGTGGGAGCGTTCTTAATCGATTCTCCCTGGTCCATGATCAACAACAATTTCACCATTGATGAATCCCGATATCCCAATCCCAAAGAACTCTTCAAACACTATCGCGATCAAGGTATCCGTATCGCCCTGTGGATGACCTGCATGGTGAACAGCGAAAGCACCTCTACACCCGTACAAGACTCGCAAGCCTTTTATGACGAAGCCAAAGCAAAAGGCTATTTGGCCGGAGACGGACATCAAGTCAAATGGTGGCAGGGCCGCGGCGGCCTAATCGACTACACGAATCCGGAAGCCATGGCATGGTGGCGCAGCATGCAGCAACAAGTCTTTGATCTGGGTGTGGACGCGTGGAAGTTGGATGATACGGCAAGCTATTTCACCATGAACCTGTTCGGGAAAGTGCCTGCATTTTACCAACGGACTTTTGGCGGATGGATGACAACCCGCGGATACATGGATCACTTTTACCGCGATGAACTGCAGCATGGTCTGACGCAAAACCCCGAGTTTGTAACCATGGGCCGCTCCATTGACAGCGTGCTGCCATGGATTCATCCGGAAGGCTTCGCGCCCGTCGATGCGTCCACCCTGAATTGGGTCGGCGATAATACACACACGTGGTCTTATAAAGAACGGGGGCTGGAACGTGCCCTGCGCTGCATCCTGCGCAGCGCAAAATTGGGCTACAGCTTGCCCGGATCGGATATTGCCGGGTACCACGGGGGCATGGATATCTCTCCTTCCCTCTACATTCGATGGACCCAATTCTCTACCTTTTGCGGCTTCTTTTTGAATGGCGGCCACGGCGAACGGCGCATGTGGAAACGAAGCGCCCAGGAACTGGAATTGGTGCGTGAGTTTTCATGGCTCCGCTCCGAACTGGTCCCCTATATCTATTGTTACGTTGTTCAGGCACACCGCGGCGGGCGCGTACTGATGAAGCCGGTCAAAGGGAAATACCATTATTTGTTTGGCGATGATTTTTTGGTGGCGCCTATTTATGAAGACTCCCTCAGCCGCACCGTCACGCTGCCGCCGGGACAATGGCGTTATTGGTTTAACGACGCAGAAGTTCTTGAAGGGCCGACTACTTTCACCCGCAACTTTCCCCTTGAAGAATACCCCGTCTTTATCCGCGACGGCGCGATTATCCCCATGAACATATCACGAGCTTATACTAAAATCGGTGATGAAGATTGGGCGCCTTATCTCAGCTTGATCATCTACCCTCACGGCAAGTCACACTTTACAGTGCATCATAGCGACAACAGCGGAGAATTACAGGTGGAAGTGCAAGAAGAAGGCGCTTCTACACAGATCACGCTCAGCGGCGTCCCTAAGGCACATCTCCTTTGTGTGCATGCAGGCGATCATAGAGCATCGGCGCCGGGAAACAAGGATGGCGCTGACATTGAGGTCACCTTCAACAAACAAGTCCTTGATCCGTCTGCGTGGGAGTGGCACCCCGACAGGCAGCGCATAGTGATCCGCAACGAATACGCCCACACAGGTACCTATACCATCACTTTCAAATAAAAAAGGATAATAGAGCTTGCCCGCTATCACCAAATGATGTATACTATTTATGGTGTTAAGATGGGTAGAATTTACCTTTAAACACAAGATTTAGTGGTTGCAGTCTTTCCTTTGGTGAAGATGCAATCCAATAGAAACGAAACCTTCAAAACAACTAGCAATCGGGTCAAATGGATATTAAGATCAGCAAATGTGCCGCCATCTGTATACACTGCGGACAAGCTTTTAACCATGAACAGAAAATTCACTCCCTTGTTGTGGAGGATGATCAGGCGTTTCAACGGCAAGACAGCTGCTTGGGTTGTGTCGGTATCATAGAAGACGAGCGCCATATCCTCTGTTCTTGGGAAACGCAGTATACAGATCCTGCCGTCTTGGAAGCGGAACGTCAGGAAAGCTTCTCGCCCCTGCGCCGCCTCTTCTATGATCTCGCCGCTACCACGGATCGAAGCGGCATTGCCCAAGCTTTTTTATGTGCGCAGCTGTTGAAACGTCAAAAAGCCTTTCGCCAAATACGAGAATCGGAAGATGGAGACGATAACAGCAGGGTTACCCTGTTTTTAGACAAAATGACCAGCCGACTGATTGAAACGCGGGATTTGAATTTCAGTTATGCGGAGATGGACGATGCCCGTGCCTTACTCATGGAAAAGCTTCGGCTCTTAGAATCACCGGAAGAAGAAGAAGCACCGGCGGAGGGACAAGAACAAGAAGCGCCTGTAGAAGGACAAGAACAAGAAGCACCGGCGGAGGGGCAAGAAGAAGAAGTGCCTGCAGAAGGCCAAGAAGAAGTGGCTGTGCAAGCCGAGGATGAAGCCGCCGCAGTCAATGAATCCGTGGAAATCGGCGCTGAAGAAAAGGATGTCGATAGTCATGCACAATGATAATTACCAAGTTAAAGCCGTAAAACGAAAAGTCGTTACAGCCCAATATACGACGACGCAACTTTTTATATATTTTTGCCTTCTTTTGCTTGCGCTGGCGGGCACTTTCGGCGCAGGTATACTTGTGGGAAAAATGAACCCCTGGGAACGCGTAAATATCCCTCTAGCCAAAGCTGAGCAAGAAATCGATGAATCTGCAACGGAGACTTATTCTGTTCCCCTGCTTCCCGCCACAGACGAGGCGCTGAGCGACACGACCCCGGCGCAGCAAGAAGAAACTGCGACGGCAGCGCCTCAATCTGATGGCGCAGAAACCCCGGCACCGACAGCAGCAGCTCCCACAACAGAAGCATCGACCGGTCCCGTAACCAGCCCTGATCCCGCAGAAACAACACCTAAAACCATGTTCATGAAAATGGTTCCGAAAAAGACTTCTATGGATCCTCTTCCTTCTAACAGGCCGGCACGGGTTGCCGCGGAAAACGCAGATACAAGCGCCGCCCCGACAACAGCGGCTTCACCTACCGGTGGCGCGGCTCCGTCCACGTTTACGCCCGGTAACTTCATCACGGCCCCGCCTGCATCGGAAACACCGCCTCCTGCCCCGGCACAAGATCTAGCGGCAGCGTCTCCCCCGCCCGCAGCGCCCGCACAAGCCGAGGTTCCGCAAGCGGCGGCAGCACCCGCTCCGACACAAGCCCTGCCTGCAGCACCTGAACCAACGCCTGCGCCCGCTCCTGCCCCCGCACCGGCACCGAAAGCGGCAGCTGTTGAAACTGCTGCGCCGCCGTCGAACGGGAAGTTTGGTATTCAGCTTGCCGCCTTCAGCGATTCCGACCGGAGCACGAAAGCGGAAACACTGTGCGCCGATGTCAAGAAAAAGACGGGGCTCCACGTAGTCGTATTGACCTCCAATAACCACCAACAATATCATGTTCTTGTAGTCGGCTATGCAGACCGAGCGAGCGCGGCCAAAGCGCTGAATTCGGTGCGCACAAAAACCGGTTTTTCGGATGCCTTCGTCAAGACCTTATGATCAAGCGCTTTCAAAGAAGGGGCACTCATCCATGGCAGAACTAGCGGTCATCGGTCCCGGAGCATTGGGCAGTCTCTTTGCCGCTCGTCTTTTTCGCGGGGGCGTCCAAACGGCGCTAATCGATTACAATCCTGAACGTGCCGACCTTCTCGCCCGTGAAGGTATTTTGGTCGAGGAAAAAGAAAGGAGCTGGCGCGCCCATCCGCAAGTGAGCACCGTGATCCCTCCATCGACCAGTCTTATCTTGATCCTCACAAAGGCTTACAGCACCGATGATTTAGACTTGCCCGGAGATATTCCCATCTTAACCTTACAAAATGGTTTAGGCAATGCTGAACGCTTAGCAGAACGCTACGATCCCGCGCGGATACTGGCAGGAACAACGACCGAAGCGGTCACGTGGCTTGCGCCCGGTCATATCCGTCACGTCGCGCCCGGCAAAACCGTATTCGGAAGTTGGAGCGGCTGCGCGGCGGAACCGGCTTATGAACTCTTCGTAAAAGCCGGCTTTGACACAACCCTTAGCCCAAACCCCCGACAAGCCCTTTGGAACAAGCTTATACTAAACGCCGCCATGAATCCCTTGAGCGCACTCCTCAACCTCAGAAACGGCGCTTTAGCCGAAACTCCAGAAAGTCGGCAACTCTTGCACGCCCTTGCCACAGAGGCGGCTTCCGTTGCCCAGTGTGAAAGCTATACCATTGCCGACGATATGCCTAGCTTGGTGGAAAAGGCCTGTGAAGCAAGCGATGATAATATCTCCTCGATGCTTCAGGATATCCGCAACCATAAAAAGACTGAAATCGAAGCCATTAGCGGAGAAGTGCTGGCGCGTGCGGAAAAATTCGGAATCACCGTGCCCTACACTCGTCTGGTTTATCATTTAGTCCGCGCCCTGGAATCTCTATGAACAGTACAAGTCCAACGCCCCCATCGTCTCCAACGCCCCGCCGCTTTTCCTTGGGTCAACGCATACAGTTGGCTACGTTGCCTTGGCTTTTTGCCAAGACCTCTGAATGGCTTTTTCGTTCGTGTAAAGTGGAGATGCGGGGCGGAGATTTGTATGAAGACACGCTGAACGAACAGGGTCGTTGTCTCGTTGCCATCTGGCATGAAAGTATGGTCATGGCATGTTGTCACAATCGTGGACGCGGCTATGTTGGTCTTGCGAGCCTCAGTTACGACGGTGAATTCGCCGCCCGGGTCATGCATCATTGGCGCATCCATGCCGCTCGCGGTTCCTCATCGCGAGGCGGTCACGACGCCTTGTCTGCCTTAGTGGAGGCTGCAAATACCGTACCCATCACCGGATTTACCTTGGATGGTCCGCGGGGCCCCCGACGAGTGGCAAAGCCCGGCATCGCTATACTTGCTGCGCGTACACAATTGCCCATCGTGCCCAATGCCTTTGTGGCAGAGCGCTGTTGGCGCTTGAGTTCTTGGGACCGACACCCCATCCAAAAGCCTTTCTCACGGATCATTTGTGCCTATGCGCCGCCTGTTCCGCCGCCGCCGGATGATTCGCCTGAAGCGGTGGAATCAACCCGATTAGAAGTGGAAACACGGCTCAATGGGCTGCACGAATCTTTGGAAGCAGAATTGGCTGCAAGCGAAACGCAGCCTTCTTAAAGGGAACGGATGCGCGGGTCGATCCAAGCCAAGGCGAGATCAGAGAGCAAATTCAATCCCATGACCAACACGGCATAGACTAATACGGTGCCGCTGATCATCGTATAGTCTCTATTGAAAGCGGACTCCACAAATTCTCTACCCAGCCCGGGGACGTGGAAGATAGTTTCCACCACGAATGAACCGGTCAAGAGTCCGGCTGCGGCAGGGCCGAGGAAAGCAACGACAGGTTGAATGCCGGCGCGCAGTGCATGTCTCAAAACGACTTGGTATTCACGAAGTCCTTTGGCACGGGCGGTTCGTATAAAATCTTGGTTCAAACTCTCGAGCATCCCCCCTCTTGTCATGCGCGCAATGTAAGCGGCATAAGCGGCGCCCAGCGTAATGGAAGGCAGTATTTTATGGGCGGCAGTAGTCCAGCCCATGACAGGCAGCCAATCGGTCCACAGCCCAAAGACTAAGACTAAAAGCGGACCGAGCACAAAAGCAGGCACACATATGCCGAGCATGGCAATACTCATGGAGGCATGATCGACCCATTGATTATGGCGCAGCGACGCGATGATCCCCGCCGCCGCTCCCAGCACGATAGCAAAGAACAAGCCGTAGATTCCCAGTTCGATGGAAACGGGCAGGCGTAGAAAGAGCCATTGCCGTACCGTACGCGACGGTTTCCTGAAGGATGGGCCGAAATCCAAGCGCACAAGGCCGGTCAGATACTCGGTGTACTGTCGCAGCAACGGACGGTCCATATGATAATGTGCTTCAAGCTGCGCCTGTACTTCCGGGGAAACGCGACGGTCAGAATCGAAGGGGCCGCCGGGCGCAAGACGTACCAAAAAGAAGGTCATGGTTACGATGACAAAGAGGGTGGGAAGGAATTCTCCTATCCGTTTGAGCAGATACAAAGCCATGGTTTATCTAGTCCTCATCATCTTCATCCAAATACAAGTCTTTCCACCGCAGATAACCGAGAATATTGGGTTGTAGTCCTTTGAGTTCGGGCGCTTTCAAAAATTTCCACGAGTAGAAATATAGAGGAATAATGGGAGAAGCTTCAAGGAGCAGTTCTTCCGCTTGCCGAAGCAAATCCCGCCGTGTCGCCTCGTCGGCTTCCGCATAAGCGCGGGCGAGCAAATCGTCATAGGCGGGCGACGACCAGCCCGTGCGGTTGTTCCCCACGTCGCTTTGAAAGCATTCCAAGAAATTGACGGCATCCACCACATCCCCCACCCATGCGGAACGTGCCACTCCATAATCCAGCGTGTTCATAGCGGATAAATAGCTTTTCCAATCCTGATTGAGGAGCCGCGCATCTACATGGAGATGTTCCTGCCACATACGCTGTACCGTTTCTGCGATGGTCCGATGAGATTCACTGGAGTTGTACAAGATTTCGACGCTTGGCAATCCGCGTCCATCGGGATAGCCAGCTTCGGCAAGGAGACGCCTCGCCTCTTCCGGATTAAAGTGCAAAAGATCCAGTACGGGGTATCGAGGATCTCCGGGCGGCACATAGGCGGTCGCAGCGAGCTCTCCGCCCTTAAGCACGTTATTTACGATCTCCTCTCGATTCACGGCAAGCGAAAAAGCTTTGCGCACCAGCGCATTATCAAAAGGCGGATGGGTCACATTGAGCCGATAAAAATACGAGCCATAATAAGGGAGCAGATTCAATACTTCGGGCCGATGGGATTGATACCAAGCAACCCGATGCAAGGGAATGCTGCTGGTAATATGAATCAGCCGGCTTCGAAAAGCGCGATCCTCCGTTTGAAGGTTATCAATGGGGAAAAAATCGATGCCTGTCAAACGCAAGTTTGGTGCGTCCCAATAATGAGGATTGCGCCGAACCGAAAGAATTTCATTGGGCCGCCATTCCGCAAGCAGGAAGGGACCGTTGCAGATGAGATTCTCGGCGCGTGTCCACGCTGTGCCGCGCTCGTCCATGGCGCCGAATTTCTCGCTGGCAGGCCGATACACGGGATACCACGCAAAATGATTTTGCATACTCAAAAAGCTGGGCGTCGGATTTTCAAGCTGTACAACCAGCGTCTCTTCCCCTTCTGCATGAACACCGACTTCTTCGAAGTCTTTCAATATCCCCTCGTTGTAAGCACGGGCGTTTTTCAAGCAATACAGCATATAGGCATATTCTGAAACGAGACGGGGCGAAAGAATCCGTTGCCAGGCATAGACAAAATCGGCAGCCGTAACAGCGGCGCCATTGGACCATTTGGCGTCGTCGCGTATATGAAAGACATAGTGCAAGCCATCTTCTGACGCCGTCCAATGATCTGCGGCTGCGGGAAGGGGCGCCAGTGTTGCGGCGTCACAATCGGTGAGCCCTTCAAACAAAGCACTCAACACGCGGTGTTCGGTTACACCGGAAACGACGTGGGGATCCAGCTCCTGAACTTCAGCGCCATTGCCTACTTGGAGCACATTGCTTTCCCGTTGCGTTGATGAAAAGCAACCTGATAGGAAGAACGCAATCATAAGGAATTGGAGTAAAACACTGCGCATGGAAATTCTCTGCCTCTTAGGGCTGTACATTTATTCTCTGAAAGGCGAAACTGCAAGGAAACCACGAAGATTTCTCACCGCCGCCATCCCGTCCTGGCACCCTATGATTCGCCGGATAGATAGTCTGTTGAATCAGCGTTTCAAAATGCCGCCGCGGCTCTGACTCAAATAGATGCCTTGCAAGTTCATCTTCAACTCTTCCGGATTATCAGAGGCGATCATACCGTCTTCTTCTTTAATCAGCCCTCGGCGGATCAGTCCGGCAAGACTCATGTTAAAGGTCTGCATGCCGTCTTCTGTGCCGGCGATGATCGCGTTGGGGATCTGTTTAATATTGTTTTCTCGGATCAACTGAGAAATACCGGGATTGTTGATCATGATTTCAGTGGCGGGTATGCGCCCTTTACCGCTGGCAGCGGGAAGGAGCCGATGAGAAATACAGGCGCGCAATTGCAGCGCTACCTGCGACCGTATCTGTTCCTGCATATCGGCTTTGAACATGTCCATGAGGCGGTCAATGGTTAACATCACATTGGTCGTGTGCAAGGTGGAGAAGACCAAGTGCCCCGTTTCAGAAGCGGAAATTGCCGCTTGAAAGGTTTCAGCATCACGCATTTCACCAATCAAAATAACGTCGGGATCCTCACGCATAGCAGCACGGAGTCCCACATGAAAATTGGCGGTATCGATGGTGACTTCCCGTTGGGTCACGACACTTTTTTTGTTGGTATAGAGATATTCGATGGGGTCTTCCAAGGTGATAATATGGAAGCGCTTGCGTCCGTTGATCCAATCAATGATAGAGGCGAGTGTCGTCGATTTCCCGCTGCCCGTTGTCCCGGTGATGAGTACCAGTCCCCGTGGGAAATCAGCGATACGCGCCATGACCGGCGGCAGGTTCAAGGATTCGAAGTCCAGAATCGTGCCTTTCACGTGGCGCATGACCATGCCCACCGAGCCACGCTGGCGAAACACATTGACACGGAAGCGTCCCACGCCGGGAACCCCATAGGCCAAATCCATATCGCCGGTATTTAAGAACGCCTCATACTGATGATCATTCATGAGCTCCCGCGCGTATTGAAGCGTGTCATCAGAATTGAGATTTTCACCGGTGATAAAGCGCATTTCCCCATCCACGCGCAGCCCCGGAGGACTGCCCACGGTGATATGCAGATCCGATGCACTATGTTTCACGGCATAACTTAGTAAACGATTGATATTTTTGATTCCGACTCCGTCATCCATCATCTCGTATCCTCAATTGTATTGCTATGATGGGGCGCGCTCGTTTACGATGCGCCTCTAAACGCGGCTGCGCAGAGCGCTACACGTCAATCTTGTCTGCATTCGCTTTCAGTTTTTGACAAATAGCCACAATATCCATCATGTCCTGCTCCGTGCCCAACAGTAATTGATGGGCAAACCAAAGGCCACTGTTATAGCAGAGGTTTTCCGTCATGGGACACACACAGCCGCTGTAATCATAGCCTTTCCAATTCTCAAAGACAGGCTGCTTATACAGCGGCATGGGATAGCCCGCCGTTACCGGCCATCCTTCTGCATTCGCGGCGCGCACAAAGGCTTCCCGCGAACAACCGAACTGCTCCGCATCAATTTGGAAACAGTATAAATGATAGGCGCGTCTTGTGTTTCGATTGCTGTTGGGCTGCGGCGTCAGCCCCGGGATTTCGCTAAGATGTTGATCTAAAATCGACGCATTTCTAGCACGTGTAAATAATTGCTCCTCCAGCCTTGTCGTTTGACAACGCAAAATAGCAGCTTGGAATTCGCTTAAACGGGCGTTGGTGCCCACATTGACATGGTGATACCAAGGTGAGCCTGCCGGTCCGCGCCCGCAATTCATCAAGGAGCGGAACCTTTCCGCCAGCTCATCATCATTGGTAACCATCGCACCGCCCTCGCCCGCCGTAATATTTTTAGAAGCCTGGAAACTGAAGAAACCGCAATGACCCACGCCGCCCGCGCCGGCGCCCTGCCAACGACCGCCCCAGCAATGGCAGGCATCTTCAATGAGCTTCAGTCCATGACGCTCCGCAATGCTGTTAAAAGCGTCCATATCACCGATAAGCCCGCCGAAATGTACAGGCATAATCGCTTTGGTTTTTGCCGTAATCGCCGCTTCCACGAGATTGTGATCCATACACCAGCGGTCGTTAAGATCGACAAATATAGGGGTTGCTCCCACACGCAGCACTGCGCTTGCCGTGGCAATGAAGGTATAAGGCGGTACGAGCACCTCATCGCCGGGACCGATGCCCAAAGCCTGCAAAATAAGTTCCGCTGCGGCGGTACCGCTGTTGCAGCTAATGCAATGCTTCACCCCCTGAAAGTCAGCATATTCACGTTCAAAGGCTTTCACCGTTTCGCCAAAGAGCCAACTGCCGCTTTCAAGCACGCCGAGAAGTGCATTCCGTTCTGCATCATCGTATAAGGGCCAGGCCGGCCATTGTTTATCTTCGCCACGAACCGGCGTGCCGCCATGAAGCGCAAGAGCAGTATTTGTGCTATTCATTGTTTTTGAATCCTATAGCCTAAAGTGCGGGTCAAGCATAGTCCCAACTTACTGTTATTTCTATTTGACCAATACCATTATAAGGCT
Coding sequences within:
- a CDS encoding peptide ABC transporter substrate-binding protein; translated protein: MRSVLLQFLMIAFFLSGCFSSTQRESNVLQVGNGAEVQELDPHVVSGVTEHRVLSALFEGLTDCDAATLAPLPAAADHWTASEDGLHYVFHIRDDAKWSNGAAVTAADFVYAWQRILSPRLVSEYAYMLYCLKNARAYNEGILKDFEEVGVHAEGEETLVVQLENPTPSFLSMQNHFAWYPVYRPASEKFGAMDERGTAWTRAENLICNGPFLLAEWRPNEILSVRRNPHYWDAPNLRLTGIDFFPIDNLQTEDRAFRSRLIHITSSIPLHRVAWYQSHRPEVLNLLPYYGSYFYRLNVTHPPFDNALVRKAFSLAVNREEIVNNVLKGGELAATAYVPPGDPRYPVLDLLHFNPEEARRLLAEAGYPDGRGLPSVEILYNSSESHRTIAETVQRMWQEHLHVDARLLNQDWKSYLSAMNTLDYGVARSAWVGDVVDAVNFLECFQSDVGNNRTGWSSPAYDDLLARAYAEADEATRRDLLRQAEELLLEASPIIPLYFYSWKFLKAPELKGLQPNILGYLRWKDLYLDEDDED
- a CDS encoding lysophospholipid acyltransferase family protein; amino-acid sequence: MNSTSPTPPSSPTPRRFSLGQRIQLATLPWLFAKTSEWLFRSCKVEMRGGDLYEDTLNEQGRCLVAIWHESMVMACCHNRGRGYVGLASLSYDGEFAARVMHHWRIHAARGSSSRGGHDALSALVEAANTVPITGFTLDGPRGPRRVAKPGIAILAARTQLPIVPNAFVAERCWRLSSWDRHPIQKPFSRIICAYAPPVPPPPDDSPEAVESTRLEVETRLNGLHESLEAELAASETQPS
- a CDS encoding 2-dehydropantoate 2-reductase encodes the protein MAELAVIGPGALGSLFAARLFRGGVQTALIDYNPERADLLAREGILVEEKERSWRAHPQVSTVIPPSTSLILILTKAYSTDDLDLPGDIPILTLQNGLGNAERLAERYDPARILAGTTTEAVTWLAPGHIRHVAPGKTVFGSWSGCAAEPAYELFVKAGFDTTLSPNPRQALWNKLILNAAMNPLSALLNLRNGALAETPESRQLLHALATEAASVAQCESYTIADDMPSLVEKACEASDDNISSMLQDIRNHKKTEIEAISGEVLARAEKFGITVPYTRLVYHLVRALESL
- a CDS encoding ABC transporter permease codes for the protein MALYLLKRIGEFLPTLFVIVTMTFFLVRLAPGGPFDSDRRVSPEVQAQLEAHYHMDRPLLRQYTEYLTGLVRLDFGPSFRKPSRTVRQWLFLRLPVSIELGIYGLFFAIVLGAAAGIIASLRHNQWVDHASMSIAMLGICVPAFVLGPLLVLVFGLWTDWLPVMGWTTAAHKILPSITLGAAYAAYIARMTRGGMLESLNQDFIRTARAKGLREYQVVLRHALRAGIQPVVAFLGPAAAGLLTGSFVVETIFHVPGLGREFVESAFNRDYTMISGTVLVYAVLVMGLNLLSDLALAWIDPRIRSL
- a CDS encoding type IV pilus twitching motility protein PilT, with translation MDDGVGIKNINRLLSYAVKHSASDLHITVGSPPGLRVDGEMRFITGENLNSDDTLQYARELMNDHQYEAFLNTGDMDLAYGVPGVGRFRVNVFRQRGSVGMVMRHVKGTILDFESLNLPPVMARIADFPRGLVLITGTTGSGKSTTLASIIDWINGRKRFHIITLEDPIEYLYTNKKSVVTQREVTIDTANFHVGLRAAMREDPDVILIGEMRDAETFQAAISASETGHLVFSTLHTTNVMLTIDRLMDMFKADMQEQIRSQVALQLRACISHRLLPAASGKGRIPATEIMINNPGISQLIRENNIKQIPNAIIAGTEDGMQTFNMSLAGLIRRGLIKEEDGMIASDNPEELKMNLQGIYLSQSRGGILKR
- a CDS encoding glycoside hydrolase family 31 protein, with protein sequence MPTWLKAFLKISAAFLLFIVLLFYVYVAFPLWGIFFYHQRHVNPPLTPAWALEPWIWEDDVLTADYMREMIDGYLEHDYPVGAFLIDSPWSMINNNFTIDESRYPNPKELFKHYRDQGIRIALWMTCMVNSESTSTPVQDSQAFYDEAKAKGYLAGDGHQVKWWQGRGGLIDYTNPEAMAWWRSMQQQVFDLGVDAWKLDDTASYFTMNLFGKVPAFYQRTFGGWMTTRGYMDHFYRDELQHGLTQNPEFVTMGRSIDSVLPWIHPEGFAPVDASTLNWVGDNTHTWSYKERGLERALRCILRSAKLGYSLPGSDIAGYHGGMDISPSLYIRWTQFSTFCGFFLNGGHGERRMWKRSAQELELVREFSWLRSELVPYIYCYVVQAHRGGRVLMKPVKGKYHYLFGDDFLVAPIYEDSLSRTVTLPPGQWRYWFNDAEVLEGPTTFTRNFPLEEYPVFIRDGAIIPMNISRAYTKIGDEDWAPYLSLIIYPHGKSHFTVHHSDNSGELQVEVQEEGASTQITLSGVPKAHLLCVHAGDHRASAPGNKDGADIEVTFNKQVLDPSAWEWHPDRQRIVIRNEYAHTGTYTITFK
- a CDS encoding DegT/DnrJ/EryC1/StrS family aminotransferase, producing the protein MNSTNTALALHGGTPVRGEDKQWPAWPLYDDAERNALLGVLESGSWLFGETVKAFEREYADFQGVKHCISCNSGTAAAELILQALGIGPGDEVLVPPYTFIATASAVLRVGATPIFVDLNDRWCMDHNLVEAAITAKTKAIMPVHFGGLIGDMDAFNSIAERHGLKLIEDACHCWGGRWQGAGAGGVGHCGFFSFQASKNITAGEGGAMVTNDDELAERFRSLMNCGRGPAGSPWYHHVNVGTNARLSEFQAAILRCQTTRLEEQLFTRARNASILDQHLSEIPGLTPQPNSNRNTRRAYHLYCFQIDAEQFGCSREAFVRAANAEGWPVTAGYPMPLYKQPVFENWKGYDYSGCVCPMTENLCYNSGLWFAHQLLLGTEQDMMDIVAICQKLKANADKIDV